A portion of the Leucoraja erinacea ecotype New England chromosome 9, Leri_hhj_1, whole genome shotgun sequence genome contains these proteins:
- the gskip gene encoding GSK3-beta interaction protein: MEAGPRSAACVYTDRPACLTAHVAPARHHVDSTPPSFIFRLPITKMAGKRGRALSAIHKDGAGSSRKPLNGFERKCAGRGLPASVVAGNGDRAELSLITRITNQDMDGDAHVLNESMFHNFSKFEDWEESDLEGADLKDMKVEAEAVVNDVNFAVNHMAVSNMLPIREDVAYINVETKERNRYCLELTEAGLRVVAYGFDQVDESLSTQYHETIYSLLDSLSPAYRDAFGNALLQRLEALKKLQQ, translated from the exons ATGGAGGCCGGGCCTCGGTCAGCGGCCTGTGTTTACACCGACCGGCCTGCCTGCCTCACGGCTCACGTCGCCCCAGCGCGTCATCATGTTGACAGCACGCCGCCATCTTTCATCTTCCGTCTGCCCATCACAAAGATGGCGGGCAAGCGCG GACGCGCTCTGTCTGCCATTCACAAAGATGGCGCCGGTAGCTCGCGCAAGCCTTTGAACGGATTTGAACGTAAGTGCGCGGGCCGCGGGCTTCCCGCCTCAGTCGTGGCCGGTAACGGCGACCGCGCTGAGCTGAG TCTCATCACACGGATCACGAACCAGGATATGGACGGTGATGCCCATGTGCTGAACGAGTCAATGTTTCATAATTTCAGCAAGTTTGAAGATTGGGAAGAGAGTGACTTGGAAGGGGCAGACCTGAAGGATATGAAAGTGGAAGCTGAGGCAGTGGTTAATGATGTCAACTTTGCTGTTAACCACATGGCTGTCTCAAACATGCTTCCAATCAGAGAGGACGTTGCCTACATTAACGTGGAAACAAAAGAAAGAAACCGATACTGCCTTGAACTGACCGAAGCAGGACTCCGG GTGGTAGCCTATGGCTTTGACCAGGTGGATGAGTCATTGTCGACGCAATACCACGAGACCATATACTCCCTATTAGACTCGCTCAGCCCTGCATATCGGGATGCCTTTGGGAACGCACTTCTCCAGAGACTGGAAGCATTAAAAAAGTTACAGCAGTAA